The sequence below is a genomic window from SAR324 cluster bacterium.
CTTGGTGATGAGTTCTACGCCTTGCTGCTGGAGGGTGTTGCGGAGCGCTTGGGAGATGTAGCCTCGATCCCCAAAGAGCTTGCCAAAGAGCCCATTGGCCAGCTCAGGCACGGTCAAACGATCATCCACATTTCCTGGTGTGAGGCGAACCCCAAGCAGGTCGCTGCGATCATTGATGATCAGGTGCAGCTTAAAGCCAAAGAACCAGCCCGTTGAGGTTTTTCCTCTCTGGGCCAAGCCTCCGAAGACCTTGTGGGAGTGAATACGGGCATTGCGGCAGACCTTCAGTGGAGTTGAGTCGACAAAGCTGATCCCAGTCACTTCACCACGGCGACTTCCCAGGTAGTGAGCCAAGGGCCAAAGAACCTGAGGAAGAAGCTGGACCACACGAGTGTAGCTGGGGGCTTCGGGAAACTCACGATGCCAGCGCCCAAGGACCTGTTCGGTGTAGTAGCCCTTGAAGTTGCGGTAGCCTCGAGATTGATGGAACATGACGAGAATGGTCATGAGTTCAC
It includes:
- a CDS encoding IS982 family transposase, with protein sequence MDLTTVYCNLDDFYCNFSFEPPHDLLLGPRRVRQRSTSLSPSELMTILVMFHQSRGYRNFKGYYTEQVLGRWHREFPEAPSYTRVVQLLPQVLWPLAHYLGSRRGEVTGISFVDSTPLKVCRNARIHSHKVFGGLAQRGKTSTGWFFGFKLHLIINDRSDLLGVRLTPGNVDDRLTVPELANGLFGKLFGDRGYISQALRNTLQQQGVELITKLRKNIKPKLLSLMDKILLRKRALIETVNDQLKNVCQIEHSRHRSPINAFVHLIAGLVAYTWQEKRPALSWTREEQEILNAHKQLVCA